In Exiguobacterium sp. 9-2, the genomic window TCCTTTCAACTAATATTTGGAATGCTGATTTTCAGACAAGCGATCGTGTTTTGCGTGCTTGCAACAGTTCTTCCATCATTTCTGCTACGTCTGCTCCTAGGTCTTCTCGATTTAACGCAAATTCAAGTGTCGTTCGAATGAATCCTAATTTTTCACCAACATCATACCGTTTGCCATCAAATTCATAAGCAAAGACCCGTTGCATTTCATTGAGTCGCGTAATCGCGTCCGTCAATTGAATTTCGCCACCTGAACCAACTTGTTGTGTTTCAAGATATTTAAAGATTTCTGGTGTGAGTAGATAACGACCTAAGATCGCCAAGTTCGACGGAGCTGTTCCAGGCACTGGTTTTTCGACGAATGATTTCACTTTATGTAATTGCTCTGAGATGCTCGAGCTTGGATCGACGATGCCGTATCGGTGCGTATCTTTTTCAGGAACTGGCTGCACACCGATGATTGAACTATTCGTGATTTCATACTGTTCGATTAACTGTCGCGTACACGGAACTTCAGCCTGCACGATATCATCACCAAGCATGACAACGAATGGCTCATTGCCAACGAATGCTTTCGCTTGAAGAATCGCATCCCCAAGACCTTTTGGTTTCGATTGACGAA contains:
- the galU gene encoding UTP--glucose-1-phosphate uridylyltransferase GalU, with translation MKVKKAVIPAAGLGTRFLPATKAMPKEMLPIVDKPTIQYIIEEAIESGIEDILIITGKGKRAIEDHFDSVPELEANLISKNKSELLYLVEETTKINIHFIRQSKPKGLGDAILQAKAFVGNEPFVVMLGDDIVQAEVPCTRQLIEQYEITNSSIIGVQPVPEKDTHRYGIVDPSSSISEQLHKVKSFVEKPVPGTAPSNLAILGRYLLTPEIFKYLETQQVGSGGEIQLTDAITRLNEMQRVFAYEFDGKRYDVGEKLGFIRTTLEFALNREDLGADVAEMMEELLQARKTRSLV